One part of the Gemmatimonadaceae bacterium genome encodes these proteins:
- a CDS encoding acyl-CoA thioesterase, which yields MTRPRPHFDVELRVRYAETDQMGVVYHSEYLVWCEVGRTEYIRALGLPYAEMERRGALLAVADASLRYHGSARYDDLIRVETTLAEVKSRAITFDYLIRHVQSGARLVTARTMLVSLDRDARPAPIPADVRDLLEKAMRDGA from the coding sequence ATGACCCGCCCGCGTCCGCACTTCGACGTCGAACTGCGCGTGCGCTATGCCGAAACCGACCAGATGGGAGTGGTGTATCACTCCGAGTACCTCGTCTGGTGTGAGGTGGGGCGCACCGAGTACATCCGCGCCCTCGGGCTCCCGTACGCCGAGATGGAACGTCGCGGTGCTCTCCTTGCCGTGGCCGACGCGTCGCTGCGGTACCACGGTTCGGCGCGTTACGACGACCTGATCCGCGTCGAGACCACGCTTGCCGAGGTGAAGTCGCGCGCCATCACCTTCGACTACCTCATTCGTCACGTGCAATCCGGGGCCCGTCTGGTGACCGCACGCACTATGCTCGTCTCGCTCGACCGCGACGCACGCCCCGCCCCCATCCCGGCCGACGTGCGCGACCTGCTCGAGAAGGCCATGCGAGACGGCGCCTGA
- the rfaE2 gene encoding D-glycero-beta-D-manno-heptose 1-phosphate adenylyltransferase, which produces MSAPDVAERILSRRQAQAWRAAQQGRVVFTNGVFDLLHPGHIDVLLAARAHGDALIVGLNSDASVRRLKGPDRPVRAEAERAYVLAALRCVDVVTVFDEDTPLELVRAVLPDVIVKGGDYSEDTVVGAREVRAHGGAVVIVPLTPGQSTTSIIEKLRAQRSSATT; this is translated from the coding sequence GTGAGCGCACCAGACGTGGCCGAGCGCATCCTGTCGCGTCGCCAGGCGCAAGCGTGGCGTGCCGCGCAGCAGGGGCGCGTGGTCTTCACGAATGGGGTCTTCGACCTCCTGCACCCCGGCCACATCGACGTCCTGCTCGCCGCCCGGGCGCACGGCGACGCCCTCATCGTCGGGCTCAATAGCGACGCCTCGGTGCGCCGCCTCAAGGGTCCCGATCGCCCTGTGCGCGCCGAGGCGGAACGCGCCTACGTGCTCGCCGCGCTCCGCTGCGTCGATGTAGTCACCGTCTTCGACGAGGACACGCCGCTGGAGCTGGTGCGCGCCGTGCTCCCCGACGTCATCGTCAAGGGAGGCGACTACTCCGAGGACACCGTGGTTGGCGCGCGCGAGGTGCGCGCGCACGGCGGCGCTGTCGTGATCGTCCCGCTCACGCCTGGCCAGTCCACCACTTCCATCATCGAGAAACTGCGTGCCCAACGAAGTTCCGCCACCACGTGA
- the rph gene encoding ribonuclease PH, whose translation MPNEVPPPRDRASGALRPVTLERGAVRNAEGSCLVSFGNTKVLCAVTVEDSVPGWRKGSAQGWMTAEYSMLPRATNTRTSRERSQLGGRTQEIQRLIGRSLRAMIDDFSFGEYTLRVDCDVLDADGGTRTAAITGACVAAVDAFAWMVRSGRIATSPVRRRVAAVSVGIIDGAPRLDLEYSEDVRAAVDMNVVMTSEGRFVEVQGTGEHAAFDRAELDLLVSLAADGIRQLDAMQLAALSGPVP comes from the coding sequence GTGCCCAACGAAGTTCCGCCACCACGTGATCGCGCGTCGGGCGCCCTGCGTCCCGTCACCCTCGAGCGCGGCGCCGTGCGCAACGCCGAGGGGTCCTGCCTCGTCTCCTTCGGCAACACCAAGGTCCTCTGCGCCGTCACCGTGGAGGACTCCGTGCCCGGATGGCGCAAGGGGAGCGCGCAGGGGTGGATGACGGCGGAGTACTCGATGCTACCGAGGGCCACCAACACCCGCACGTCACGCGAGCGGTCGCAGCTTGGAGGACGCACCCAGGAGATCCAGCGCCTCATCGGGCGCAGCCTGCGCGCCATGATCGACGACTTCTCGTTCGGCGAGTACACCTTGCGCGTCGATTGCGATGTGCTGGACGCCGATGGTGGAACGCGAACGGCGGCGATCACCGGCGCCTGCGTGGCCGCGGTCGATGCGTTCGCCTGGATGGTGCGCAGCGGCCGCATCGCCACATCGCCGGTGCGGCGGCGGGTGGCGGCGGTGAGCGTCGGCATCATCGATGGCGCGCCACGCCTGGACCTGGAGTATTCGGAGGACGTGCGAGCCGCCGTCGACATGAATGTGGTCATGACGAGCGAGGGGCGCTTCGTCGAGGTGCAGGGAACGGGCGAGCACGCCGCCTTCGACCGCGCGGAGCTCGACCTGCTCGTGTCGCTGGCCGCCGACGGCATTCGCCAGTTGGACGCGATGCAGCTGGCGGCTCTCTCGGGTCCCGTTCCGTGA